A portion of the Pseudomonas koreensis genome contains these proteins:
- a CDS encoding ABC transporter permease subunit, whose protein sequence is MKRFNFSRFMLIFGLMFIYLPMLILVIYSFNASKLVTVWGGWSIKWYVGLLDNTQLMGSVLRSLEIACYTAIAAVALGTLAAFVLTRVTRFKGRTLFGGLVTAPLVMPEVITGLSLLLLFVAMAQLIGWPQERGIVTIWIAHTTFCAAYVAVVVSARLRELDLSIEEAAMDLGAKPFKVFFLITIPMIAPSLAAGGMMSFALSLDDLVLASFVSGPGSTTLPMEVFSAVRLGVKPEINAVASLILLAVSLVTFLVWYFGRKAEANRKRAIQEAMDQTANEAWQPQRAATAV, encoded by the coding sequence ATGAAACGCTTCAACTTTTCCAGGTTCATGCTGATCTTCGGCTTGATGTTCATTTATCTGCCGATGCTGATTCTGGTGATCTACTCGTTCAACGCCTCGAAACTGGTGACCGTGTGGGGTGGCTGGTCGATCAAGTGGTATGTCGGCCTGCTCGACAACACGCAACTGATGGGCTCGGTGCTGCGCTCGCTGGAGATCGCCTGCTACACCGCAATTGCAGCAGTGGCGCTGGGCACCCTTGCCGCTTTTGTCCTGACTCGCGTCACGCGCTTCAAGGGTCGCACGCTGTTTGGCGGCCTGGTCACCGCGCCGCTGGTGATGCCGGAAGTGATCACCGGTCTGTCGTTGTTGCTGCTGTTCGTGGCGATGGCGCAGTTGATCGGCTGGCCGCAGGAGCGTGGCATCGTCACCATCTGGATCGCCCACACCACGTTTTGTGCGGCCTATGTCGCGGTGGTAGTCTCGGCGCGCCTGCGTGAGCTGGATCTATCGATCGAAGAAGCGGCGATGGATCTCGGCGCGAAACCGTTCAAGGTGTTTTTCCTCATCACCATTCCGATGATCGCGCCGTCGCTGGCGGCGGGCGGGATGATGTCGTTCGCCTTGTCGCTTGATGACCTGGTGCTGGCGAGTTTCGTCTCCGGGCCGGGCTCGACCACGCTGCCGATGGAAGTGTTCTCGGCGGTGCGCCTGGGCGTGAAGCCTGAGATCAACGCCGTGGCCAGTCTGATTCTGCTGGCGGTGTCGCTGGTGACTTTCCTCGTCTGGTACTTCGGCCGCAAAGCGGAAGCCAATCGCAAACGGGCGATTCAGGAAGCGATGGATCAGACCGCCAACGAAGCGTGGCAGCCGCAACGTGCCGCGACCGCCGTGTAG
- a CDS encoding polyamine ABC transporter substrate-binding protein: MKMFGRTLLTLSLMGAMVMGAQANDKVLRVYNWSDYIAPDTVKKFEDETGIRVTYDVFDSNETLEARLLAGKSGYDIVVPSNSFLAKQIKAGVYQPLDKSKLPNWKNLNPVLLKNASASDPDNAHAFPYMWGSIGIGFNPAKVKEVLGANAPTNSWDLLFKPENAEKLKACGISFLDSPTEMLPAALHYLGYPVNDKDKAHIAEAEALFMKIRPYVAYFHSSKYISDLANGNICVAVGYSGDVLQAKARAVESGNNVVIDYSIPKEGAGSFYDMVAIPRDAANVDNAYLFMDFLMRPDIIAEVTNSIGYSNANAAATPLVDEAIRNEPGSYPSQAVMATLYAVPDQPIATQRIMTRGWTRVKLGK, translated from the coding sequence ATGAAAATGTTTGGCAGGACTCTGCTGACACTGTCCTTAATGGGCGCAATGGTCATGGGCGCCCAGGCCAACGACAAGGTGCTGCGTGTTTACAACTGGTCCGATTACATCGCGCCGGACACCGTCAAGAAGTTTGAAGACGAAACCGGCATTCGCGTGACCTACGACGTCTTCGACAGCAATGAAACCCTGGAAGCGCGCCTGCTGGCGGGCAAATCCGGCTACGACATCGTCGTGCCGTCGAACAGTTTTCTGGCCAAGCAGATCAAGGCCGGCGTCTATCAGCCGCTGGACAAATCAAAGCTGCCGAACTGGAAGAATCTCAATCCGGTGCTGCTGAAAAATGCCTCTGCCAGTGATCCGGACAACGCCCATGCGTTCCCGTACATGTGGGGCTCGATCGGTATCGGCTTCAATCCGGCCAAGGTCAAGGAAGTGCTCGGCGCCAACGCTCCAACCAATTCCTGGGACTTGCTGTTCAAGCCGGAGAACGCGGAAAAGCTCAAAGCCTGCGGCATCAGTTTCCTCGATTCGCCGACCGAAATGCTCCCGGCCGCCCTGCACTATCTGGGCTATCCGGTGAACGACAAGGACAAGGCGCACATCGCCGAGGCGGAAGCGCTGTTCATGAAAATCCGCCCGTACGTGGCGTATTTCCATTCCTCGAAGTACATCTCCGATCTGGCCAACGGCAACATCTGCGTAGCGGTCGGTTACTCAGGCGACGTCCTGCAGGCCAAGGCGCGTGCGGTGGAATCGGGCAACAACGTGGTAATCGACTACAGCATTCCCAAGGAAGGCGCCGGCAGTTTCTACGACATGGTCGCCATCCCCCGGGATGCGGCGAACGTCGACAACGCCTACCTGTTCATGGACTTCCTGATGCGCCCGGACATCATCGCCGAAGTCACCAACAGCATCGGCTACAGCAACGCCAATGCGGCGGCCACGCCACTGGTGGACGAGGCGATCCGCAACGAACCGGGCTCGTATCCGTCGCAAGCGGTGATGGCGACCTTGTATGCCGTGCCGGATCAGCCGATTGCCACGCAGCGGATCATGACCCGCGGCTGGACCCGGGTGAAGCTTGGTAAATAA
- the thpR gene encoding RNA 2',3'-cyclic phosphodiesterase, with amino-acid sequence MIDGVRKDEPAKRLFFALDCPPAQRKAIAQWRAELGLRTGKPVPADNFHLTLLFLGAVPLAQIHGVCEAASSVRIPGEALRVALDRLQVWHRAGVLSLAPEQAPPALLRLVYALEQAMLPFGFEETTHEFRPHLTLAREYRAPEPETSAPPEFFLRAERFALFESHKGRYRVLQDWSLI; translated from the coding sequence ATGATTGATGGGGTGCGCAAGGATGAACCTGCAAAGCGGCTGTTCTTTGCGCTGGATTGCCCGCCGGCGCAGCGCAAGGCAATCGCCCAGTGGCGCGCGGAGCTGGGCCTGCGAACCGGGAAACCGGTACCGGCGGATAATTTTCATCTGACCCTGTTGTTCCTCGGAGCAGTGCCGCTGGCGCAGATCCACGGCGTCTGCGAAGCAGCGAGCAGTGTGCGTATTCCGGGCGAAGCGTTGCGGGTTGCGCTGGATCGCTTGCAGGTCTGGCATCGAGCAGGGGTGTTGTCATTGGCGCCGGAGCAGGCGCCGCCGGCGTTGTTGCGCCTGGTCTATGCGCTGGAGCAAGCGATGCTGCCGTTTGGTTTTGAGGAGACCACCCACGAGTTTCGTCCGCACCTGACCCTGGCCCGCGAATACCGTGCGCCGGAGCCGGAAACGAGCGCGCCGCCGGAGTTCTTTCTGCGCGCGGAACGCTTCGCTTTGTTCGAATCGCACAAGGGCCGCTATCGGGTTTTGCAGGACTGGTCGCTGATCTGA